One region of Vigna angularis cultivar LongXiaoDou No.4 chromosome 10, ASM1680809v1, whole genome shotgun sequence genomic DNA includes:
- the LOC108335230 gene encoding protein GET1 isoform X2 translates to MEDEGSHEREGSLAAPLIFLIVASFQFAYYCLDQVAKSGSDREKEAQLRGEIKRLLKEASLMSQPSTFAQAAKLKRMATAKEKELSKYRNSSHKDYAVYSKVVLVFKYLTYALLLIWFWRVPVASVHRQLVQPFGSWLSWKSGGVQSNSVPVGIISWLVVSARVCRFVRRAYSK, encoded by the exons ATGGAAGACGAAGGAAGCCATGAACGTGAAGGGTCATTGGCAGCACCTCTCATATTTCTGATCGTTGCTTCTTTTCAATTTGCATACTATTGCCTCGATCAGGTTGCCAAG AGTGGATCTGATAGAGAAAAAGAAGCTCAGTTGCGTGGAGAAATAAAACGACTTTTGAAGGAGGCAAGTTTAATGTCGCA GCCATCAACATTTGCACAAGCAGCAAAACTCAAAAGGATGGCAACTGCCAAGGAGAAGGAACTTTCAAAGT ACCGAAATTCAAGTCACAAAGATTATGCTGTATATTCAAAAGTGGTGCTCGTATTTAAG TATTTAACATATGCATTGCTGCTTATCTGGTTTTGGCGTGTTCCTGTGGCTAGCGTACATCGGCAACTTGTGCAACCATTTG GGAGCTGGTTATCTTGGAAGTCCGGAGGAGTTCAAAGTAACAGTGTCCCG GTTGGGATAATATCGTGGTTAGTAGTATCCGCTAGAGTTTGCAGATTTGTCCGTCGAGCTTATAGCAAATAA
- the LOC108335421 gene encoding uncharacterized protein LOC108335421 isoform X1: MAGTGKCFLVTGPPGVGKSTLIMRVLESLRLNSSIKLQGFYTREVRRAGQRVGFEVVTLDDRTAPLASLHFSSPESVGWPSVGKYKVDVASFESLALPELQVCLLSLISFRCSFFFLCSRLGYWIFCQLYDHSYVYLPIVVREDTSLFIIDEVGKMELFSSSFFPAVLRVLESNIPVLASIPIPKFGRDIPEVARLRNHAGATCFTLNVGNRDAVREQIRSLLEDLLIKH, encoded by the exons ATGGCTGGTACCGGAAAATGCTTCCTCGTCACCGGTCCTCCG GGTGTGGGAAAAAGCACTCTGATTATGAGAGTGTTGGAGTCCCTCAGACTCAATTCCTCCATCAAGCTTCAGGGCTTCTACACTC GGGAAGTTAGGCGCGCGGGTCAAAGGGTTGGTTTCGAAGTGGTCACTCTTGATGATCGCACTGCCCCACTTGCGTCCCTCCACTTTTCAAG CCCTGAGTCTGTCGGATGGCCTAGTGTTGGCAAGTATAAAGTTGATGTAGCATCTTTCGAATCACTAGCACTGCCCGAGTTACAGGTATGCTTACTTTCTTTAATATCTTTTCggtgttcatttttttttctttgcagcAGATTAGGTTACTGGATATTTTGCCAACTATACGACCATTCTTATGTGTATCTTCCAATTGTG GTTAGAGAAGACACCAGCCTCTTCATCATTGACGAAGTTGGTAAGATGGAGTTATTCAGTTCGTCATTTTTCCCTGCAGTTCTAAGAGTTTTGGAGTCAAATATCCCAGTTTTGGCTTCAATTCCAATTCCAAAATTTGGCAGAGACATACCAGAAG TTGCAAGGTTGAGGAATCATGCAGGGGCAACTTGTTTTACATTGAACGTTGGTAACAGAGATGCTGTCAGAGAACAGATACGATCACTATTGGAAGATCTGTTGATTAAACACTAG
- the LOC108335230 gene encoding protein GET1 isoform X1, which produces MEDEGSHEREGSLAAPLIFLIVASFQFAYYCLDQVAKQSGSDREKEAQLRGEIKRLLKEASLMSQPSTFAQAAKLKRMATAKEKELSKYRNSSHKDYAVYSKVVLVFKYLTYALLLIWFWRVPVASVHRQLVQPFGSWLSWKSGGVQSNSVPVGIISWLVVSARVCRFVRRAYSK; this is translated from the exons ATGGAAGACGAAGGAAGCCATGAACGTGAAGGGTCATTGGCAGCACCTCTCATATTTCTGATCGTTGCTTCTTTTCAATTTGCATACTATTGCCTCGATCAGGTTGCCAAG CAGAGTGGATCTGATAGAGAAAAAGAAGCTCAGTTGCGTGGAGAAATAAAACGACTTTTGAAGGAGGCAAGTTTAATGTCGCA GCCATCAACATTTGCACAAGCAGCAAAACTCAAAAGGATGGCAACTGCCAAGGAGAAGGAACTTTCAAAGT ACCGAAATTCAAGTCACAAAGATTATGCTGTATATTCAAAAGTGGTGCTCGTATTTAAG TATTTAACATATGCATTGCTGCTTATCTGGTTTTGGCGTGTTCCTGTGGCTAGCGTACATCGGCAACTTGTGCAACCATTTG GGAGCTGGTTATCTTGGAAGTCCGGAGGAGTTCAAAGTAACAGTGTCCCG GTTGGGATAATATCGTGGTTAGTAGTATCCGCTAGAGTTTGCAGATTTGTCCGTCGAGCTTATAGCAAATAA
- the LOC108335421 gene encoding uncharacterized protein LOC108335421 isoform X2 → MAGTGKCFLVTGPPGVGKSTLIMRVLESLRLNSSIKLQGFYTREVRRAGQRVGFEVVTLDDRTAPLASLHFSSPESVGWPSVGKYKVDVASFESLALPELQVREDTSLFIIDEVGKMELFSSSFFPAVLRVLESNIPVLASIPIPKFGRDIPEVARLRNHAGATCFTLNVGNRDAVREQIRSLLEDLLIKH, encoded by the exons ATGGCTGGTACCGGAAAATGCTTCCTCGTCACCGGTCCTCCG GGTGTGGGAAAAAGCACTCTGATTATGAGAGTGTTGGAGTCCCTCAGACTCAATTCCTCCATCAAGCTTCAGGGCTTCTACACTC GGGAAGTTAGGCGCGCGGGTCAAAGGGTTGGTTTCGAAGTGGTCACTCTTGATGATCGCACTGCCCCACTTGCGTCCCTCCACTTTTCAAG CCCTGAGTCTGTCGGATGGCCTAGTGTTGGCAAGTATAAAGTTGATGTAGCATCTTTCGAATCACTAGCACTGCCCGAGTTACAG GTTAGAGAAGACACCAGCCTCTTCATCATTGACGAAGTTGGTAAGATGGAGTTATTCAGTTCGTCATTTTTCCCTGCAGTTCTAAGAGTTTTGGAGTCAAATATCCCAGTTTTGGCTTCAATTCCAATTCCAAAATTTGGCAGAGACATACCAGAAG TTGCAAGGTTGAGGAATCATGCAGGGGCAACTTGTTTTACATTGAACGTTGGTAACAGAGATGCTGTCAGAGAACAGATACGATCACTATTGGAAGATCTGTTGATTAAACACTAG